DNA from Acanthochromis polyacanthus isolate Apoly-LR-REF ecotype Palm Island chromosome 7, KAUST_Apoly_ChrSc, whole genome shotgun sequence:
GGCAGCGTGGAACTGGCCACGTTCTTGGGCCGCGGCGGCCGGGCCGAGCCGCGCTTCTTCAGCACAAAGTCGTAGTTGGCAGTGGAGTTCATGGCGTAGAAGACGTTGGCGTTGTCCGGGATCCGGAGCTCTgcgccaaaaaaacaacagggtTTATTCAAGAcactaataaataataataataaataaaaagtaaagaacataatgtcataaTTATCTCTTTACATCTTTGTACAGGGCGTCCTCCacttacatcagagttctgttcctactgATCTACGCAAGTCAATTTTCACCTTAAGTTGGAACTCTggccaaaatgtaaacaaatccaTTACATGCATCACGATATTCATCAGTTCTTCattaaagtcatgaataccaacgactttcaggcatttatgagtcattttaccaGAAGATAACAGACTATTGTAACggactgatgttgttgttgatgtttcagtgtttattgttcagatttacctaatgtcagtgaacgtgccacgtttagttagctcacctctgattggctgagagtcagcagtagagagagctgggaacggcggctaattctggagctaagttatggggtttttctagttattctggagctaagttatgtttttttttccaggcatAAGAGATTCACACTGGGAGCCGTAATTaaggtaaaaagttagtgaatgtagcacaatccaaggtggagtacaaccagaaaACGTAAACGAAGCTGTCTGATAGCGCCACATGACGACGCATTTATCCGCTCTGcaaccaactagttccacgtaaccagttcagATGAACACCGTAGGTCGAGgatgtcgtaaaccgaggacctcctggaTTCTTATTTATGTATATTCTGTATGGTTAAACAGGTCAGCAGGTAAAAACCACTGGACTGGGTAGAATTCAGACCACAAagcatggaaaaaataaataaatacattttaaaaaagcagtaaCAAAATGATAACTGCTCCAACCGCCTGCGATCACTTTATGGCGatctagtcatttttcaaaataaaactctggaagtaaaataaaaaatgaagcgTATTTATTCCCTCTGTGTGGCTCAGTAGTTTAAGGTAAAGAAAGAGTTCCACCTTTGTCCTCTGAGATTTTCTGCATCAGTTCGTAGTCTTCGGTCTTCTCTCGCTCCAGGTTGTGTTTGATCATCGCCTTCCTGATGACGGCTGGAGTTTTATCCTGACTCGTCACCTGAAGAAGCCCACAAAAATCTGAGTTTCTCCCCATAATGTGCTTAAAAGACACTGAAGATGTATGAAGAAGCTCTAAAAAGTGGTGAAAAAGAGCCTGTAAACCTAAATGTAGTGTTTGTGGCTGCTCTTTGCTGCGTTTCCTCACCAGGATGCTCTTGTACATGTTCCCGTTCTCCACGTCCAGACTGACCCGGATGATGCAGCAGTCGTCCACCTGCTGGTTGTACAGCGGCAGCGACAGCGTCGAGTAGTTGGACACCGCCGACACCGAGCGCTTGTGCGACCGCGAGGCCGACAGCGGCGTggaggaggagacggaggaCGAGGAGGCGGTGCTGGAGCCGGAGGCGGAGCCGGAGCTGGATCCCATCCCAGAGGTGTCCAGGGAGGACAGGGACGTGCActcccagaactggaggacaagAAATACTCATTAACCTGatttatttacactttaatTCACCACACAGTGGCTAAAACCACCTCAGCATCCTCTTTACCACCAATTACTCTGCACTGATCTGTTCAACCTAcatttatgacagttatttatTCAgacttgttgtttttatttggattttttgccGTACTGGAGCTAGAAGAACAgcgttttgtttctttatgtataaaaacacacaaagcacacaaacaaagcaGCCCTTTGAGGCGACTTTCAGAGTAActtctttattttaaaactccTATTTTGCTcaagaaatgacaataaatgaatcGTAACCGTCTTGTTAGGTTTGTTTAGgagcagaaaactaaaaaaatcccaataaacattatttatttctcatAATTAACTAAACATTTAGTTCAGTGGAGTTCTTTACCTCACAGATGAGGCAGATCAGGATAATTCActcatttttcataaaaaaaggcaactttttttaaatgtatgttgGAAAGACTtccatataaaataaaacagttttaaatgacactcattttttaaaaattttaatttacactgtgatttttttctatttatggaGTTGATAAATTAATACCTCTTCTGTTCAGGatgcaaatatgtgaaatgaaccattttatATGTTGTTTAATAAGCCAAGAAGGAGACGTTTCAGAgtgaaaaagcatttttaactctatttttagaatatttttactttacagtGGGTCACTTTGACTCGGCaacataacaggagggttaaacactCATTCATTCTTACAGAAATGATGCTTTGTGGTTCTGTTTTAGAGGTAAACGCATTTTCCAACAGAACTTTATATTTCATGTTACTAAACtgcatattttctgtcatttacagGAAATAAATTCACTTTTCATGTCCTCAAATCAACCGTCTGGATCAGTTTTCATTACTGGACAGATTTAAAGAGCTTTCTTCGTGTTTTCACTCAGTTTCCCCATTTCCCCTAAAACTGGAGAAGTGGACATTTACACTTTTATCTGCAAAAGAAGCATGTAAACAAGAAGAGCAAAACTTTTTAAAGCTCATTTAAGCAAGCAGAAGAAGTTTTATACCGGATAAAATactttgaattatttattttgaattttttttaaaactttaacatAGCAGgagggttattttttttaactttccgTCTTATTTTCTTCTTGCAATCTGCAGCTTCACCACTAGAGGTCAGCAAATCCTTTAAACGTACTTAATTTCTTGATAATGTcataaaaccagaaacaaaacgacTAGTAGGATCTTATTTGAAAACATTTGTCCACTTAATAAATTAATTTCTGGTAGGTAAACAAATTATTTCACACTTTCAGGATCATTTTTAAACTCCTATTTTGCTCATTATAACAACTAACTGTACATTATTTGATCATCTAAAtactttcactttgtttttatgaGCCTTTGTATtcttaaaatgttgtgtttttacgtGCATCTCACCATAAAATGCTGGCAGTAGAGATTTCTTTTCATAACTGTGTAGGGGAGATTGTTTGGAATCTGGAAATATCAGAAGAAATGATGGTGGGAGACTGTATGACTTGTAAAAAAATAGTGCctaaatgaaactaaatgtcAGTATTTTGTATTTAATGGAGGCGACAGGTGACAAAAGTGGAAATAAAATGATAGATTTGTGTGGGTTTGTTGGAAATATTAGTGTTAATCTAAGCACACATgaagaaaatgcataaatataacattgttttagttgtttttggacatttcagtgcagaaatgtcacaGATAGTAATTTACTGGTTAAGTCCGTTAGCTAATGTGGCTAAAATGAATGCTAATCCATCCAGTAGTTAATCACATGTCTAACTCTGCTACAACAATCTGAATTTTGTCCTTTTAAGTCGCTCTCATCATAACAAAGCTTCAGTTCTGTctaaagaaaacaacataacTTTGGTTTAGTTTGTGTTAAAGTTTACTTCCTGTTTGAAGCCAACATAAAAACCTTTAAACTCGTTACCGTTGACGTCGTATCTGCTGCTGGAGCTTCTCTCCCCAACGCAGAGACGGTGAGTTTCACCGAAGGAGTCGACGTCTGgaggaacaaacaaacaaaaaaaaaaaaacagggtaAACTGTGAATCCTCACACGTGATTGGCTGACAGGAAATGATGTCAGCAGCTTCATATGATCACACAGATtagaaaaagtaatttattaaaACCTTTAGAACCTCTGCTGCCttggaaaaatgaattaaattaacTTAATTACAAAGTTTTGTAAAGAAAAGACTTAAGTTAACTGAATTTGATGAAATTTGTTAAATAATTTACTTCAAAATAGATCAAACGACAACTTTTTTCCTCTCCCTTAGTGTGTTTTTCAGCTTATTTGGAGCATTTAAAGAGCAGTTTGCgggtgtttatgtgtgtgataGAATAAATATTTTACCAAACGAAATCATCTGGACCTTTGCCGATGCAGAAAGGATTACTATGAAGCTCAGCAGCTGAGTTCTGTAATCGCTGTGgttctatttattttataacatcattttatttctcacctTTCTCTCGTGTCCCTCTGGGGAATCGGACAGGAAGCTGGCGTTGACGTCCTCCAGGTCCGAACCACTGGAGCTGACGGAGGTGACGCTGAGGGCGTCGCCGCTGTCCCCCCCGCCGCCGCCTTGGTACGGTCTGTAGTGCGAGTGGTCGAAGGACTTGGAATGAGATCCGGCGCCACCGCTGGACCCGGCCTCCGTCAGCTGCCGGCTGGAGGGAGAAACAGGAGAGGAGATTTATGAgaggaaacagagagagaagcCCTGATTCTAACATCTGCACACATGTGGACTCGGTTTGTGAATAAATCGGATTCCAACTTACTCGCTCCAGCGCTTCATGATTCCTCCGTTCTTCTTGGCTCTGAGCGTGTTGCTGGCCGACTCTGACAGAGGCTCGATCTCACAGGACAGATTGTagctgcagagaaagaaaagagtcACAATCTGAGCTCATCTCAGGGACAAAACGGCAGAATCTCGTCATTTAAAGTCACATCACACTGATCTGTGACACCGTTTGATCACTCTACTGGATGTTAAATCTGGCTTCCTGCTCTTAAACATTTAGAATTTAAAGTAAATCTGCTGCGTCTAAATCAGTAAAGACGGCTCATATTTGATGCATCAACTTGTTTCAGACGTTTCCCTAAAGGTGGATAAACCTATGTGGCATCTTTCTGTTATTTATTCAGTGGTTTTCATTGATTTGACTCGCCAGCATCACAGTTGTATGAAGAGAACAGCATTTGATATTCCTGAAAACTCCCTACAGATTCTGTAATAGCCACTAGAATACACACGTTTTTCTCTTGacagtaaaaatgatgaaacacCAACTTAAAGACGACACACTGGATGTTAGAATTGTGCGTtgctaaacaaacacacaaaatccgGTGAATTTTCACGTGTTCCTGCATCGAAACTGAAGATTTTCTGCAGAATCCGTCACTAAATTTAGAACAAACTGTCATTAAAGACTTTCTCACCATCAAACCATCTAAAGTTctgaaaaacattattattacatcattatttacatgtttgtattttctggcTCTGGATTGAAACGGTTCAGATAATCTCTCTCCAAAGTTTGGTGTCATCCACAGACAACATgctgatttttatttagtttttctgagCAATCAGTCGACTGATTTAGGAGGCAAAGCACGGaaaatttatttatacagcacatttcaacaacgaggcgattcaaagtgctttacaaagacattaagacagaagatgacaattattaaaagaaaacatttatgaaatcattaaaaaaaggtcagaaaagtaaaaagatcaaaaacaagtcagaaaacaagggctgtttaaagtaactgtcataaaataagatttaaaataagttaaaatagtTTAAGAGTCGGTAAAATTTCAGTTGATAGATTCCCTTTGGGTGACCACAACCCTCTTTCAGTCTGCAGCTACATGAGGACTCACAATGAAAGACAGAAACTCAGAAGACTTTTAAGACCTTCTAATGTCTGCTCTGAAGGAAAATGCAGAAGACGGAGCAGACGGTGTGCTGAAAGACGAGCGATCTTTAAAAACTCAGCGTTAAAACATGGAAATAAGGGACTTGCTGACCTCTCTGCCTCGCTGAGCTTCTCCACGCCTGCGAACCATTCTCTGAAGTGGCTGTCCTGAGTGAAGCTGTAGTTGTTGGAGGCCAACTGGAGCAGTTTGATCTGAGCGATCACCTCGAACTCCTGCAGCCAGAAAAGGAATTAATCATCTAAATGAGGTGAAACAGGATCTTTACGAGACGCTCTGCagaaatgtttgtcatgttttctgtctgctctgATCGTTTCACCTTTCTTCTCTTCTCGAAGTTGATCAGACCGCCCTGAAAAAGAAGATCAGAAACGTCAGAGGGATAAAAACCGGAGAGAACGTCAACAAACAAGCCGCATGCTGGGCGTCTGACCTCAGTGTAGTCCTTCATGGCAGTGTCCATCATCACCAGGTCTGTCAGGAAGGTTCCCAGGTAGGGAATCGTGCCCTGCATCACGCCCTGTGGACGCAAAGAACCCGGACTGAGCaagaaaaacaatttttgaaaagTTAAAAAGGCATATTTTGAAGCATTGGGTCactttggtagaatttagttttgtttttcttgtagacaataaaataacatcatttgtatttgtttttgtctgtccaatgcagccacacctttggAAACACAAAATTATGATAATATTTGACATAGTCTGAAATTTTAAGTGTGTCCCAAAACTTTTTCCAGCACTGGATGTATAAATTTCCTAAGACTTCTGGTAAAAAACAACTGAATGTTGTACAGAGACCAAGCAGTGGCCCtttaaagtcagaaaaagtTTTGTCTTATGACTTATTTAatagtggtgcaacggatcacTAAACTCACGGATTGGATCATTTTTCGGatcagcaaaaagcaaaaaaaacaaaaacaaataaacatacgttttgtctgtttattattAGATGTCACTTCAAATGTGTGGATGTGTTTCCATTGTCACATGGCTTTCTGATGCCACAGTGCCTACACACCGTCGTGGTTTTGTCCGCTGACCTCTTTCCTTCGTCGTCATATTTGACAGGAAAACCAAAATGCTCCCATAGAGGGGATTTAAGTGTCACGGGCCGTTCAAGCTCCTCCTTTCCTCTGCTCGCCATGTctgctctcttcctttctccgcTCGCTACAAGCTGCGTGCCGACGGAGCacaaccttttttcttttttctttttttcagaaatcGATCCGCGGGTCACGTGTGTGCCGAACCGATGACGTCGATCCGAACGGATCACGGATCAATGatgatccgttgcaccactatTATTTAACATTTCCAGTTGTATAATTTTCACCTTTGACCTGACTGACAGCAGCTATCGTGACGTTGGACGGTGTGTTCAGACTGCTCTCGCACAGAAttcaaaagaaattaaaggaaaTTGATGCAAAAAAGACACCGATTATGTTCATATTTACAGACctaatggagaaaataaaagtaaGGAAGGCAGGAGGACTGTAAATACAGGCGTAGTCGAGGATTAAATGtggttaaattacagattaaaacaaacgaacaacacaaaaactgttaaaatgagaaatggTTGACTAGCTAGCGTCGGCACGTTTGATTGCTTATAAATCACCATCAGCTTAACGAggttttaacattaaaaagctGCTCTGAACCCACAAAAACCTCCAACAATTCCAAAAGGAAtccagttttttaaatttttatgaaataagcaatcaaataaattaaatttcactGCCTCAGGCTTAAATATCGTCTAATTTTTAGACTGCAGTGACTTCTTCAGCCACTAGGTGGAGCTGTTGGCACAAACATTGATGCTGCTGAATACTTAGTGTTCTCTCCAACAAATGTCTGATTACAACAAATGATATCAAAGCTGACTGTGTTAAAAACCTCtataataaatcacatttagtCTCACCAGGTCTCTCTGCTGCTGGTGTCTCCTCTGAGCTCGCTTCGGGTTGATTTCTAAAGTCGCAAACTTAGAGGTTCCCTCCTGCAGAGAAACAAGAGTGTCTGGTGAATACTCAAAGAAATTTAACCAGTGAGGCGTTTAATATTTGCTAACAAGCCCAGAAATAAAGGAGATTTGTTAAAAATCAAAACATACAGGTGAAAAGAAGCAAATTAGAGCAGAAAACATCCTTTAAATGATCAGGTTCATTCAAGAAACAGGAGAATTGTCAAATACCATTTTAGATAATTGTGATAATAAAAACAGCTATTAGGTCAAATTAGTCATCAGGGGATCATTGCATTAATTGTACACACAAAAATCAAGTTAGCTTTGCATTTTAGATGAGCAGAAACGACAGAAATGAAACCATTGTGAGCTTTTTAAATGAAGGATTCTTCcatcaactgtttttttttttgcttttatttgccaGGAGATggttttaaagttaaaatacaTCAGTGTGAATGCAGCCTCTAAGATTTGTCGACCGCAGAATGCTTCATGCAGCTGTTTCTGTAGGcaatgctgctgtttttgtaacagtttgGGGAGTTTAACGTGTGCAATCATTCAGGGCTCCGAGGTTATCAGTCAGGTACCTCCCTTTACGgctgaaaaccttaaaaaagactcatttttaaactttctgaGCATCTTTGACGGTCAAAAAGGGGCACGAAAGCAGGCGAAGAACATGAAAAAGTGTAAAAAGCAGCTTGTCTTCAGAGTGTTTTCCCCCTCGTTGCCTTCTGGGTAACCTCGGAGAAAAAAAGTGGGAGAAAATCCCCTCGGTCTCTTCCACATTCCTGAGTGATGTAATGCTGGAGGCCTCTGcaggagctgaagctggacgGAGCAGATAGAGCGAAGACGAGGCGACGCCCAGAGCTCAACGGACGTCTTATCTCCACCTGACCAGGGTTCCTCCCTCTGACGTCGGCAGGGATTCCCTGAGAGGAGGCCCTGGGCGTTCACCCGCTGCTGCAGCACAAAACTGCTCGGGTTAAAAATAAGTCAGCACCTTTATTTAACCTCAACGTGGAACAACATGTTTTACTACAGAATGAAAGCAGCGATTTAGAGCTAAAGTCGGGCATTAATCCACGTTTTCATGTCCTAAAATTAACATAAAGACTCATAAATAGGATTCTGCTGACACAGTGCTTCTAAAATGTATTGTGACTCACATACTACCAGAAATACATCGTCAACCTCATTAAATTCTCTTCTGCTTAAGGGATAGTCAAGAAAAGCTACATTAACTTGCAGCGTTGGGGAATTTATTTACCAGCCTGTCCCTCAGAATCAGCCGATTTTTGATCTTCAATAAATTTAGCATATTTATTGAAGTTATACAAAATTTTACCTTCATTTTATGAATGTTTTCAGAATTTCATGCCGTTGCAGTACAAAGAGGTGGGCTGCATATTAGCACTTCTGAATTCCCGTCGTTTATGAGCCTCATTACTTCATAAGTACAGAAGACGGACGCGGGAattatttttaacacatttgaTCTCTACTAAAACATGAGTATAATAGAATACTCTTTTGACACCAGAGGAATCAAGCCTAGAACTTATTGCTATAAAACTTCCAGGTGCTGCAGGAGCTCTGGGAGCAGAGCATTGCTGCACAGGAAGTATATTTTAAAGGGTGATGGAGGCCAAACCTAAACGAGGTCTTGACTGACTGTGAACATCTTGATTGCATTTTGTATCCTTTATCTCTTGAGGGATAATCATCCACAAATAGCTGAACAATTTAAGGACTATATCACAAAGTTTCCTGCAATTGTACCTGGAAATACAATGGCTACGACTTCCTGTtaccagtaggtggcgctatgactattACAAAATTTTGGCATGTCGATTTCTTTAGACCCAGACTCTTGTCCAGCAGCTGAAATTTGGGTCACCATGGCCGTAACCTTCGACTTCTGAGGAAGATTTTGATCACTTCTCATCATTAAGGTCAGCTGTATGTACAGGCCAAATTGAGGTCTTTTGGAGTTACCCTTTATGAGGGGTTAATATctgaaaatgacccaaaaaataacaaaaattctcacaattaatccaagattgcggacttcctgttgtgtttaggGTAAGACTTGGCTGGTCAACTTAAAGGCTGATATCACAAAGTTTCTAGCAAAGTACAGGCAAATGTAGTGTCTATGAATTCCTGtagccagcaggtggcgctatgactgtgaatggCTATTGGCAtatagatgtgatcagggcaggactctgatcaaatgtgaagtttgaggcagattggagcatgtagaggggagttagacagcacttcctgtttcacggCGAAGCATCAAAGTTCAGGGAGTTGCCACGGTCACGCTCTTTAACTTTTGCGGAAGACTTCGGTATCTTTTAATCACTAAAGCGTGTTGTATAAGCTGGCTAAACCTGAGGTGTCTTGGAGTTACCCGCTATGAGGAAATAACCcctgaaagtgacaaaaatccccaaaaatctCACAGTTAAAGCAAAATGgcagacttcctgttgggtttagagtaAGACTAGTGAAACACCCTGTCTGTAGTAATgttgcagggggcgctatagagTCATTTGGCCACTCACAACtctcataaaaaaacaaattttacaccagttctgatgtgtctTAGAGCATGTTCAGGCCTCAAAAATGGGCTTGTTTTGGGCAAAAAATAACTCCTTGTAGTCCAATAAGGCCCTAAATATTCATGTATCTTGTTTGTTCAGGTGTTTCCCTTCGTTCTGTCCTGTTCTTTATGTTGTCCTTGTACCGGGTGCATCAGGTGTCGACGCCTCTGCGTTTAAAGCTATAAATCTCAGTAATGATGACAGCAGTCTGTCCACCCAGGACACAGTGAGGACGCTGTGATCGGGACACCACTGTGGACGGTGTTCAACCCTGCAGGATGTTTCTCTGGatcttcctctgcagctgttttcagacagATGTGAGGAAGGGCAACATCCTGCCGCCATCGTTATGTAACTCAtactgagattgatcagttgGTGTGATTAAAACGAGGATGATTAGATGTCAAATCCACCTTGTTGTCTCTGACTGTGCTGCAGTCTAGTTAGCGGTTCTCACTAGCTTTATGTTGCTCAACGCCCAAAATGACCAAGAGATTGACCAAAACGTATTAAAAAAAGGCCTGCATTCACTCAAAATTGTTCATTATTgttcaaaatgtgcaaaaatccAGTCCTCAATGCCCAAAATGACCAACACATTGACCCAAATGGATCAAAAAATGCCCACAATGATTCAAAATTACTATAAAATTGTCGAGAATGATTCCATATTCCTCCAGAATAAACCACAGCTTGCCCTAAATGAACTGACCCACCTTCACCAGCAGCTCTCGGCTCAGGGAGTAGTTGTTGTCATCGGAGAAGATCTCCGAAAGCTCGCGGAACATCCTGAAGCTCTCCCTGCAGGACGACGAAGACGTCAGCACCAAAATAAAAGAACGACTCCATCCAGAACAACAGTTTTGTGCTGACTGTGAACCTACCGCGACACCTCCTCCCAGGTCCTCTTCAGGCGGTGGATGGCGTTGCACTGCAGGGCGGAGAGGATGGCTCGCAGCGACGAGAAGTTCTTCAGGATCCGACACTCCTGAAGGCAACATAGATCGGGTCAGAAACTAAACTTGACTCTTTGAACATCAGATAAATCgtcggctgctgctgctcacccGGGCCACGTCGATCCACCTCTCCAGCAGCCGAGCCCTCTGGTTGGGCTTCAGCGTGGGGTTGCTCAGGCAGGTGGTGATGACACAGTTGGTGACAGAGTTGAACTGGGCCACGGTGGCTCTGATGGTGGGAGCCAGATGTTCCTTCCCCTTCTTATCCCGCTGAGACCAGATGCCTCCGAGGCAGTGGTAGGGAACCACCTTCTTGAACAGATCCTGGATTCAGCACATTAAAAACGGGTTTTGGTTAGACTTTGGCAGGAACATTAAAACCAACCACTTTCATGAAGTCATCTGGAACAGATCCATTACCCTATAAATTATTTATCCGATGTAAACAGCTCCTTTAAATGTGTGGATTTGGGTGATATgtaagttttaccttcatactatgaGTATTTTCAGTTACAGGAAATGAAGTTCACAAATTTTAGGTCAGAACCCCGAGTGGTCTCAACCTTTATCCGAAATGTTTtgaaacttctccaaaatgactcaaaacttgtagaaaacatcttaaaacttcgataaaatatctcaaaatttgtacaaaatctTCTAAGATCTctccaaaatgaccccaaatgcCTCAACAATTATCCGAAATGTTtagaaacttgtccaaaatgacaccaaccctcttcaaaatgactcaaaatgtgtccgaATCCActtaaaacttgtcaaaaatctCTTGAAActtctctaaaatgtctcaaaacttATCCTAAATTACTCGAAACCACAGAAAGTAATCGAGCCTAGAAGATGAGCCTCTTATcgaaggaaacaaaatgagacctTTACTTTGCTATAACTAGTTTTGACCAAAACTGATGTGGGTTCAGTTTTtagcagaactcagatgtgtttttcctcataAATGTCAAGTGTctctctgctggactgatgaagttctgaggctcagaaatgatggaaaaaggcCATAAAAAAGTGATAAATTTGGACCTTTGAGGGCCtgaaactctgaaaatattcatagcATGAAGGTAAAACTCATTAAATCAACTAAAGTTACTGTGGATAtaaaatcagctgattgtgaggAGGATTGTTGGGAACTTTTTCAgctttggttgattttaaagagaaagaaaagctgaaCAAAAGACCGATTTAGATCTCATTTCTTGAATAAAATAAGCAGCTAAAGGGTTGTTTAGTTGTATAACTATAATCTAAGCTTCCTGCAGCTTTATCTGCCGATGATCTGAACTCTGTcggaagcagcagagactgaatGTGTCGCTACAGGAAACGTCCTCACCGCGTCCATCAACGTGAACTGCTCGGCCACCATGATGGGGTCGAACGACAGGAAGCTGAAGGCAGGAAGCTCGTCCTCGAAGCCGCTCTCTTCCTGCGTAGCGAAAGGACAGCCAATGTGTTCCCCTGAAgaggtaaaaacaaaacaaagatatGTTTTTAACAGCGCTGCCTCCATGTGAAGGCTGTACCACGGAACCAGATCAGTGGGTTAGCAGGTATGTTGAGCCTAAAGTCAGAGTTCTTGGTATCACTAAGTTGGTTCTGTTTAAACCAGCTAGATCtctatggtaactgatgctttggggctagatctccatggtaactgatgctttggggctagatctccatggtaactgatgctttggggctagatctccatggtaactgatgcggAGGAGCAGGTTATGTTCagagtttcagatttaaatcGATAAATCAGTAattaatcagtaaaataaatatattatgtgctgttttctaaaaacatcaattaaagtaaataaaaatatacgtaaaaatttaaaaaacaagtcaaagtaaaaaaaataagtgaaagtaattcaaaaataaaagtaaataaaaacaattgcaaaagtaaatttaaatataagtaaaagtaaatacaaaataagTCAAAGTAACTCAAAGAATAggtaaaagaaattcaaaatataagttaaaataaataaaaaaaatataaaagtaaatacaaaataatagcaaatagaaatgttaaaataactgaaaaaggtaataaatgaatacaaaataagtaaacagataaataagtaaaaataaatctaaaaagt
Protein-coding regions in this window:
- the LOC110968628 gene encoding ral guanine nucleotide dissociation stimulator isoform X1 — encoded protein: MVYFPGMQAEARSVKPGPLLDMFDSSWRVRNIWDGVRLEVVEDRSPVVLHSFTHLDPDLPLVESSTQEIGEEAEEDAIFTITLRKVQLHQSASKGQRWLGVDTDSALSLYETCKVRTIKAGTLERLVEYMVSAFRGKDSTYVTIFLCTYRSFASTKQVLDLLLNRYAKLQNVPAATAHRVSQDDCTELRNTVSSILGAWLDQYSEDFWTPPNYDCLHQLLSYLRLHFPGSDLERRARNLLAHFHRRQQCEPDPDGEHIGCPFATQEESGFEDELPAFSFLSFDPIMVAEQFTLMDADLFKKVVPYHCLGGIWSQRDKKGKEHLAPTIRATVAQFNSVTNCVITTCLSNPTLKPNQRARLLERWIDVARECRILKNFSSLRAILSALQCNAIHRLKRTWEEVSRESFRMFRELSEIFSDDNNYSLSRELLVKEGTSKFATLEINPKRAQRRHQQQRDLGVMQGTIPYLGTFLTDLVMMDTAMKDYTEGGLINFEKRRKEFEVIAQIKLLQLASNNYSFTQDSHFREWFAGVEKLSEAESYNLSCEIEPLSESASNTLRAKKNGGIMKRWSDRQLTEAGSSGGAGSHSKSFDHSHYRPYQGGGGGDSGDALSVTSVSSSGSDLEDVNASFLSDSPEGHERKTSTPSVKLTVSALGREAPAADTTSTIPNNLPYTVMKRNLYCQHFMFWECTSLSSLDTSGMGSSSGSASGSSTASSSSVSSSTPLSASRSHKRSVSAVSNYSTLSLPLYNQQVDDCCIIRVSLDVENGNMYKSILVTSQDKTPAVIRKAMIKHNLEREKTEDYELMQKISEDKELRIPDNANVFYAMNSTANYDFVLKKRGSARPPRPKNVASSTLPRMKQKGLKIAKGIF